CTTGAGTCCGGCGAGGTAGCCGGGGAGCGCGGCGGGGAGGATCACCGCGGTGGCGAGCTGCCAACGGGATGCGCCGAGCACCGTGCCGACGCGCCGCAGCTGCGGTGGCACCTGGTCGATGCCGGCGATGAGCCCGTTCACGATCGACGGGATCGCGCCCATGAGGATCACGAAGTACACCGTCGCGTCGGAGAGGCCGAACCAGATGATGGCGGCCGGCACCCAGGCGACGGACGGCAGCACCTGGAGACCCGAGATGATGGGGCCGACCGCGCGGCGGATCGGCCGCACCTCGGCGAGGAGCAGGCCGATGGGCGTGCCGACGACGATCGCGATGAGGAAGCCCACGATGCCGCGCTCGAGGCTCGTCGCGACGGCCTCCTGCAGGCGTCCGGACTCCCACGCGAGCCCGAGCGCGTTCCACACGTCGACCGGGCTCGGCACGCGGTCGGGGCGCGGCTGCGCGATCACCACGTACAGCTGCCACACGACGATCAGCAGCAGCACGAAGGCGAGCGGCGGCACGACGCTCGACGCGAACCTCCGCCAGCGTCCCGGCGCGTGCGCGGCGTCGGTCTGCAGCCGGTCGAGTCCGGCTTCCAGCGAACGGAGGTCGTCGTGACCGGATGCTGCGCCCGGCGACCGCACGTCTTCGACGGTGCTCTCAGGCGGCATTGCGGCGGATCTCCTTCCGCAGCTGCTCGGTGATCTCCACCGAGAGGGCGGCGACCTCGGGGGACTCGATGCGGCGGCCGCGGGTCTTCGCGATGGTCCACTCCTGCACGATCCGCCCGGGCCGGCTGCCCATGAGCACGACCCGCTGGCCGAGGCGAGCGGCTTCGCGCACGTTGTGGGTGACGAAGACGATGGTGCGGCCGGTGGCGCGCCACACGCGCTCCAGCTCCTCGTGGAGCAGGTCGCGGGTGATGGCGTCCAGCGCGGCGAACGGCTCG
This window of the Microbacterium sp. SSM24 genome carries:
- a CDS encoding ABC transporter permease → MPPESTVEDVRSPGAASGHDDLRSLEAGLDRLQTDAAHAPGRWRRFASSVVPPLAFVLLLIVVWQLYVVIAQPRPDRVPSPVDVWNALGLAWESGRLQEAVATSLERGIVGFLIAIVVGTPIGLLLAEVRPIRRAVGPIISGLQVLPSVAWVPAAIIWFGLSDATVYFVILMGAIPSIVNGLIAGIDQVPPQLRRVGTVLGASRWQLATAVILPAALPGYLAGLKQGWAFSWRSLMAAEIIAMGGTIGFGLGSMLQQSRELADMAGVLGTIIVILVIGVVIELVFFGPLERRMLRRRGLLNAGGAR